The Pleurodeles waltl isolate 20211129_DDA chromosome 6, aPleWal1.hap1.20221129, whole genome shotgun sequence genome has a segment encoding these proteins:
- the LOC138300085 gene encoding potassium voltage-gated channel subfamily A member 2 produces the protein MTVATGEHTDDAAALAGHPQDSYDPEADQECCERVVINISGLRFETQLKTLAQFPETLLGDPKKRMRYFDPLRNEYFFDRNRPSFDAILYYYQSGGRLRRPVNVPLDIFSEEIRFYELGEEAMEMFREDEGFIKEEERPLPDNEFQRQVWLLFEYPESSGPARIIAIISVMVILISIVSFCLETLPIFRDDDVDMHGSVVSYHPNSNTTVVYHQSTSFTDPFFIVETLCIIWFSFEFLVRFFACPSKAGFFTNIMNIIDIVAIIPYFITLGTELAEKPEDGQQGQQAMSLAILRVIRLVRVFRIFKLSRHSKGLQILGQTLQASMRELGLLIFFLFIGVILFSSAVYFAEADEEDSQFPSIPDAFWWAVVSMTTVGYGDMVPTTIGGKIVGSLCAIAGVLTIALPVPVIVSNFNYFYHRETEGEEQAQYLQVTSCPKIPSSPDLLKSRSASTVSKSDYMEIQEGANNSNEDIREENLKPANCALANTNYVNITKMLTDV, from the coding sequence ATGACTGTTGCCACTGGAGAGCACACAGATGATGCTGCGGCTTTGGCAGGCCACCCACAGGACAGTTATGACCCTGAAGCAGACCAAGAGTGCTGCGAGCGAGTCGTCATCAACATCTCAGGACTGCGCTTTGAAACACAGCTCAAGACACTAGCACAGTTTCCAGAAACCCTGCTGGGGGACCCTAAAAAGAGGATGCGTTACTTTGATCCCCTTAGGAATGAGTACTTCTTTGACAGAAACAGACCCAGCTTTGATGCTATTTTGTACTATTACCAGTCTGGAGGGCGGTTGAGGCGGCCAGTCAACGTGCCCTTGGACATCTTCTCTGAAGAGATCAGATTTTATGAACTTGGTGAGGAGGCCATGGAAATGTTCAGGGAGGATGAAGGCTTTATCAAAGAAGAGGAGCGGCCTTTGCCTGACAACGAATTCCAGAGACAAGTGTGGCTTCTTTTTGAATATCCCGAAAGCTCTGGTCCAGCCAGGATTATTGCAATTATCTCTGTGATGGTGATTTTAATATCCAttgtcagcttctgtcttgaaacaCTGCCTATTTTCCGAGATGATGATGTGGACATGCATGGAAGCGTGGTCAGTTATCATCCAAACTCCAACACTACAGTGGTGTATCATCAGTCCACATCGTTTACAGACCCCTTCTTCATTGTAGAGACATTGTGTATAATTTGGTTCTCTTTTGAGTTCCTAGTGAGGTTTTTCGCTTGTCCAAGCAAGGCTGGGTTTTTCACCAATATAATGAACATAATAGACATTGTAGCAATCATCCCATATTTCATCACCCTGGGAACAGAGCTGGCAGAAAAGCCAGAAGATGGCCAGCAGGGTCAGCAAGCCATGTCCTTGGCGATACTCAGAGTCATCCGGTTGGTGAGAGTGTTTCGAATATTCAAGCTCTCGAGGCATTCTAAAGGTCTTCAGATTTTGGGCCAGACACTCCAGGCTAGTATGAGGGAGCTGGGCCTCCTCATTTTCTTCCTCTTCATAGGTGTCATCCTGTTTTCGAGTGCTGTCTATTTCGCAGAAGCAGACGAAGAAGACTCTCAGTTCCCTAGTATCCCGGACGCCTTCTGGTGGGCTGTGGTTTCCATGACAACAGTGGGCTATGGAGATATGGTCCCTACTACCATTGGAGGGAAGATAGTTGGCTCCCTTTGCGCTATTGCAGGGGTACTAACAATTGCCCTACCAGTCCCAGTCATCGTGTCCAATTTCAACTACTTTTACCATCGGGAGACCGAGGGAGAGGAGCAAGCACAATATTTGCAAGTAACCAGCTGCCCAAAGATACCATCGTCCCCTGACCTGCTGAAAAGCAGAAGTGCCTCCACCGTTAGTAAATCTGATTACATGGAAATCCAGGAAGGGGCCAATAACAGCAATGAAGACATTAGAGAGGAGAACCTCAAACCGGCCAACTGCGCCCTGGCAAACACAAACTATGTAAATATAACAAAAATGCTAACTGATGTGTAA